Proteins found in one Drosophila busckii strain San Diego stock center, stock number 13000-0081.31 chromosome 2R, ASM1175060v1, whole genome shotgun sequence genomic segment:
- the LOC108597350 gene encoding zwei Ig domain protein zig-8, with the protein MSARPRLGKFGLLNWLISWLLLILLEGYSAAIAPTPPTTTTSTTIAPSNLLPYFDFDVPRNLTVTVGQTGFLHCRVERLGDKDVSWIRKRDLHILTAGSTTYTSDQRFQVLRPDNSANWTLQIKYPQPRDSGVYECQINTEPKMSLSYTFNVVELKAEIFGPSDLMVKTGSDINLTCKIMQGPHELGNIFWYKGSEMLDGKNENEIDSSTARVLVEDDWSDGLTSRLKIKRAMPSDTGNYTCVPTVAKTSSVYVHVIIGEHPAAMQHNSSSNSNSFYCGICCMLLSIVSCCLQHWYVSGATAKTMLREPAATATAATTTQAAAATCQLSTAAVATSLRARHSNSCHALVLSAR; encoded by the exons GTTATAGCGCCGCCATTGCGCCAAcgccgccaacaacaacaaccagcacCACAATCGCACCATCGAATTTGTTGCCCTATTTCGACTTTGATGTGCCACGCAACTTGACCGTTACCGTAGGACAAACCGGCTTCCTGCACTGCCGGGTCGAGCGACTGGGCGATAAGGAT GTCTCCTGGATACGCAAACGTGATCTGCATATACTCACCGCCGGCAGCACCACCTACACCTCCGATCAGCGTTTCCAG GTATTGCGTCCAGATAACTCGGCCAATTGGACATTGCAAATCAAGTATCCGCAACCGCGCGACTCTGGCGTCTATGAGTGCCAAATCAATACCGAGCCCAAGATGTCGCTCTCCTACACCTTCAATGTAGTGG AGCTTAAAGCGGAAATCTTCGGCCCCAGCGATCTGATGGTTAAAACCGGCAGCGACATCAATCTAACCTGCAAGATAATGCAAGGACCGCATGAGCTGGGTAACATATTCTGGTACAAag GCAGCGAAATGCTCGATGGCAAGAATGAGAATGAAATTGACAGCTCCACAGCGCGTGTACTCGTTGAGGATGATTGGTCGGATGGCTTGACTTCCAG ATTAAAAATCAAGCGAGCTATGCCCAGCGACACTGGCAACTACACCTGTGTGCCCACAGTGGCAAAAACCTCCAGCGTCTATGTGCACGTAATTATTG GTGAACACCCAGCGGCCATGCAGCACAATTcgagcagcaatagcaacagttTCTACTGCggcatttgttgcatgctgcTAAGCATTGTGTCCTGTTGCCTGCAGCATTGGTATGTGAGTGGCGCGACGGCCAAGACAATGCTCAGAGAgcctgcagcaacagcaacagcagcaacaacaacacaagcagcagcagcaacttgccaattgtcaactgctgctgttgcaacttcaCTGCGCGCACGTCatagcaacagttgccacgCTCTAGTGCTGAGCGCAAGATGA
- the LOC108597349 gene encoding E3 ubiquitin-protein ligase MARCH4 — protein sequence MERARYDATGNGTLEQSVLKPDTSLELDIFEHSSLGSEQEQDMPTMIVVETSVSNMDTPTNKQPAANDYAEQAGCSITLGLKPNVQFQLLTQNMSDDALASTEAALTAANVSSGLHNVIAISSELNIPKLRRCIDGATQCNNLNLDCEATNSTDSMPSIGSLVCRICHNADNPEQLVSPCLCKGSLTYVHVHCLERWISTSRCTTCELCQFRYNTEQTLRYTCLQSLRLWYSRAMSRRALQEDCQMFSLLTLVAFGIIGTLLVGIQYYTMHTQSWGLSKLWTKSWMLFFLFMTITVYFANVYMLIKSQLTPWYRWWQSARDIKLILENRRPFPNPNRVQPTLLDNASTTASMFTHHDQDVQTRLGQPPYITPSSSASSLPSSVPKPAGTEAPLALALLSAAPKCDICKALAAADEAAVADAAADAAAAKTTTD from the exons ATGGAGCGCGCGCGTTACG ATGCCACTGGCAATGGCACTTTGGAGCAGTCGGTTCTCAAGCCAGACACCAGCTTGGAGTTGGACATATTTGAGCACTCCTCGCTGGGCAGCGAGCAGGAGCAGGATATGCCCACCATGATTGTGGTCGAGACCAGCGTTAGCAACATGGACACGcccacaaacaaacagccgGCTGCTAATGATTATGCCGAGCAAGCTGGCTGCTCCATTACGCTCGGCCTCAAGCCCAATGTGCAATTTCAGCTGCTCACGCAAAATATGAGCGACGACGCATTGGCCAGCACTGAAGCCGCTTTGACCGCTGCTAATGTCTCCAGTGGCCTGCATAATGTCATTGCCATTAGCAGCGAGCTGAACATACCGAAGCTGCGTCGCTGCATCGATGGCGCCACGCagtgcaacaatttgaatcTCGACTGTGAGGCAACCAACTCGACTGACTCAATGCCATCGATTGGCTCGCTCGTCTGCCGCATTTGCCATAATGCCGACAATCCAGAACA GCTGGTGTCGCCCTGTCTGTGCAAGGGCTCGCTGACGTATGTGCATGTTCATTGCCTGGAGCGCTGGATTAGCACCTCGCGCTGCACCACCTGCGAGCTGTGCCAGTTTCGTTACAACACGGAGCAAACGCTGCG CTACACTTGTCTGCAGTCGCTGCGTTTGTGGTACTCGCGTGCGATGAGTCGTCGCGCCTTGCAGGAGGATTGCCAGATGTTCTCGCTGCTGACTCTTGTGGCCTTTGGCATCATTGGCACGCTGCTGGTGGGCATACAATACTATACCATGCATACGCAATCCTGGGGACTGAGCAAGCTCTGGACCAAGTCCTGGATGCTCTTTTTTCTATTCATGACT ATTACTGTTTATTTTGCTAACGTCTATATGCTGATCAAATCGCAGCTGACGCCCTGGTATCG ctggTGGCAGTCGGCGCGTGATATTAAACTTATACTAGAGAATCGTCGTCCGTTTCCGAATCCCAATCGCGTGCAGCCCACACTGCTGGACAATGCATCGACCACTGCGTCCATGTTTACGCATCACGATCAGGACGTGCAGACGCGTCTTGGCCAGCCGCCATACATAACGCCCTCATCCAGCGCCTCCTCGCTGCCCAGCTCTGTGCCCAAGCCCGCTGGCACTGAAGCGCCACTGGCTTTGGCCTTGCTCAGCGCTGCTCCCAAGTGCGACATTTGCAAAGCGCTGGCGGCAGCTGATGAAGCAGCCGTcgccgacgctgctgctgacgctgctgctgctaagacGACTACTGACTAG